In the genome of Fluviispira vulneris, one region contains:
- a CDS encoding phosphotransferase enzyme family protein gives MEISKDLLIQWGKELAKLHRSTLSFKPDSKSNYLSVFDLLKETEEYLANEDEKIRHIFNEIKTWLSSLYKNMQNYKLTHGDHREANVLWDGKKITFIDFDEPVYNWFLADIVRPFINLFECNKKIPEELTFFLEGYQSVHLIDSASNTNLFYFARMKAMEMYLWTKNIWKSETIPGGETQDIWLKSLRRIIFIE, from the coding sequence ATTGAAATTTCAAAAGATCTCCTTATCCAATGGGGAAAAGAACTCGCAAAATTGCATAGATCAACTCTGTCTTTTAAACCCGACTCAAAGAGTAATTATTTATCTGTATTTGATCTTCTTAAAGAAACTGAAGAATATTTAGCGAATGAAGATGAAAAAATACGACATATTTTTAATGAGATTAAGACATGGTTGTCAAGTCTGTATAAGAATATGCAAAATTATAAGCTTACCCATGGGGATCATCGTGAGGCAAATGTGCTTTGGGATGGAAAGAAAATAACTTTTATAGATTTTGATGAGCCTGTTTACAATTGGTTCTTGGCAGATATTGTCAGACCTTTTATAAACCTTTTTGAATGCAACAAAAAAATACCTGAAGAATTGACATTTTTTTTAGAAGGATATCAATCCGTTCATCTTATTGATAGTGCAAGCAATACAAATCTTTTTTATTTTGCAAGAATGAAAGCAATGGAAATGTATTTATGGACAAAAAATATTTGGAAAAGTGAGACAATTCCAGGTGGTGAGACGCAAGACATTTGGCTTAAATCCCTTAGAAGAATTATCTTTATCGAATAG
- a CDS encoding cytochrome b/b6 domain-containing protein, translated as MNNENKKESEYIFVEKYVYDPFLRILHWVNALSIFSLMLTIWLKNFLKPYDNWKEILYRYHILIGYVLIIGVILRIIWGFIGPEHALFKNMINWKAYLKLLSTRKYDASENWGHDKYAGFSYICLFILMLYQAYSGLYLAAQKYEMSFFHYFVEYSAIKTPFAKLLSKIHEVVFYLTMVFTAVHIIMLRIHEIKAKSPLTQAMFNGIQYRKKKKL; from the coding sequence ATGAATAATGAGAATAAAAAAGAAAGTGAATATATTTTTGTAGAAAAGTATGTCTACGATCCCTTCTTGCGAATATTACATTGGGTCAATGCTCTGTCCATATTCAGTCTAATGCTCACTATATGGTTAAAAAATTTTTTAAAGCCTTATGACAACTGGAAAGAAATTTTATATAGATATCATATCCTAATAGGCTATGTTTTAATTATTGGTGTTATTCTGAGAATCATATGGGGATTTATTGGACCAGAGCATGCTCTGTTTAAAAACATGATAAATTGGAAAGCGTATCTTAAACTTTTAAGCACTCGAAAATACGATGCTAGTGAAAATTGGGGGCATGATAAATATGCAGGTTTTTCATATATATGTCTTTTCATATTGATGCTCTATCAGGCATATTCAGGTCTTTATCTTGCGGCGCAAAAATATGAAATGAGTTTTTTTCATTATTTTGTAGAATACAGTGCAATCAAAACCCCATTTGCTAAGCTTCTTAGCAAAATTCACGAAGTTGTTTTTTATCTTACCATGGTATTTACAGCAGTGCATATTATTATGCTTCGTATTCATGAAATAAAAGCTAAGTCCCCCTTGACTCAAGCTATGTTTAATGGCATTCAATATCGCAAGAAAAAAAAGTTATAA